A genomic region of Haliotis asinina isolate JCU_RB_2024 chromosome 1, JCU_Hal_asi_v2, whole genome shotgun sequence contains the following coding sequences:
- the LOC137299050 gene encoding toll-like receptor 13, with product MPLRALLLVGSLTFLYIHCMGYPFPFGKPCYETLCWCCNSTAICRGNGDRLTYVPKVRSEYNITIFLFQNNFLPRIRDNTFDNLTTLALLHLNLEHNKISNVSENAFSKLIKLQSLKLSHNPIILNSLAVAFHSLPNLGYIYLNDLGISDSDLEDNLLDGLHNRITGIHLAENNLSKFNFSHFAKFPELTTLNLRQNRISLYPDSFSRVFSETLATLWIHHNNITLMPDFCYNNKSSFPNLYSLRIGYNRIPYLSKNTFGCLSKCTGRCLTHLQISGNPFEMIGSETFSQFPSLQMLVMKQLSSAQTDIDDETFVGCSNLNYLDLSGNNITADKLENLVRPLIKSLKYLDCSNCSLQRVPEVTSELTGLEEIFLDHNHIKSISDNAFIKNIKLQNMSLNDNNLSYLFIPVSIRSRLKYANIENNPFNCNCDLLWFKDWLIGARSLFSRRLSFYTCSSPPDTKGKRLVDVPSVTKFVCLYDSQYVSLLVCAVVAVLMSFVCFALGYKWRWNIRYFLVWKRRRRRASPETIPLLTSDVYLLYSDEDFVWVRHQALPNLEDKGRLRTCFRPRDFDPKIHIMDSIVKNLNGCRKVLIVVSTSFCKDTGCQFELSLVQKRLEDTHEAFVVVLLEDIDDRYMSEFLSRLLQESNVLSWPGSGQNEAEFWNQVLLVLQRSDESGELNPV from the coding sequence ATGCCACTGCGTGCACTCTTGCTGGTGGGATCTTTGACTTTTCTGTACATACATTGTATGGGATATCCTTTCCCTTTTGGGAAGCCGTGTTATGAAACCCTGTGTTGGTGCTGTAATAGTACTGCTATTTGTAGAGGAAATGGCGACCGTTTGACATATGTCCCCAAAGTGAGAAGCgaatataatataacaatttttCTCTTCCAAAATAACTTCCTTCCACGAATTAGAGACAATACCTTTGATAACCTTACAACGTTAGCCCTTCTTCATCTAAATCTTGAACACAATAAGATATCCAATGTGTCTGAAAATGCTTTCAGCAAACTGATTAAGCTACAAAGCTTAAAACTAAGTCATAACCCCATCATTTTGAACTCGCTGGCTGTTGCTTTTCATTCGTTGCCTAATTTAGGTTACATCTACCTAAATGACCTTGGCATCAGCGACTCGGATCTTGAAGACAATCTTCTAGATGGTCTCCATAACAGAATAACAGGGATTCATCTTGctgaaaacaatttatctaaaTTCAATTTTAGCCACTTTGCTAAGTTTCCGGAACTGACAACCTTAAATCTACGTCAGAACAGAATAAGTCTATACCCAGATTCTTTCAGTCGCGTATTTTCCGAGACATTGGCTACATTGTGGATACATCATAATAATATCACATTAATGCCTGATTTCTGTTACAATAATAAGTCTTCCTTTCCTAACCTGTACAGCCTTCGGATTGGTTACAATCGGATTCCATATCTGTCTAAGAATACTTTCGGATGTTTGTCAAAATGTACGGGAAGGTGTCTGACCCATTTGCAAATATCAGGCAATCCCTTTGAAATGATTGGTAGTGAGACCTTCAGTCAGTTTCCCAGTCTTCAAATGCTTGTAATGAAACAGTTATCATCTGCCCAGACTGATATCGATGACGAGACATTCGTCGGCTGCAGCAACCTCAACTATCTTGACCTCTCTGgcaacaatatcactgcagaCAAACTCGAAAACCTTGTGCGACCTTTGATTAAATCATTGAAATACCTTGACTGTAGCAACTGCAGCTTACAAAGAGTACCGGAGGTCACATCGGAACTGACTGGGCTGGAGGAAATTTTTCTAGATCATAATCACATTAAATCCATTAGCGACAACGCGTTTATCAAGAACATTAAACTTCAGAACATGTCATTAAATGACAACAATCTCAGCTATTTGTTCATACCAGTCTCAATACGAAGTCGTCTCAAATATGCTAACATTGAAAACAATCcctttaattgtaactgtgacttACTGTGGTTTAAAGATTGGTTGATCGGCGCCCGGAGTTTGTTCAGTCGTCGCTTATCCTTTTATACTTGTTCTAGTCCCCCAGACACCAAAGGAAAGAGACTGGTAGATGTTCCATCTGTTACAAAATTTGTCTGCTTGTATGACAGCCAGTACGTCTCTCTGTTGGTTTGTGCCGTTGTAGCTGTTCTGATGTCTTTTGTGTGTTTTGCGTTGGGCTACAAGTGGAGGTGGAATATCCGCTACTTTCTGGTTTGGAAGAGGCGAAGACGTAGGGCCTCACCCGAAACCATACCTCTTCTAACAAGTGACGTCTACCTTCTGTACTCAGATGAAGACTTCGTTTGGGTTAGGCATCAAGCGTTGCCCAATTTGGAAGACAAAGGTCGTTTACGGACTTGCTTTCGTCCACGGGACTTTGATCCTAAGATTCACATCATGGACAGCATTGTGAAGAACCTTAATGGATGCAGAAAGGTTCTTATTGTTGTGTCCACCAGTTTCTGTAAAGACACCGGATGTCAGTTCGAGCTGTCCTTGGTACAGAAACGCTTGGAGGACACACACGAGGCATTTGTTGTGGTCCTTTTGGAGGATATTGATGACAGATATATGTCAGAATTTCTCTCCCGTCTTCTACAAGAGAGTAACGTTTTAAGCTGGCCCGGGAGTGGTCAGAACGAAGCTGAATTTTGGAATCAAGTCCTGTTGGTGTTACAAAGGTCAGACGAGTCAGGCGAATTAAACCCGGTATAA
- the LOC137283914 gene encoding toll-like receptor 13: MSSKIMHVLLAVWFVARIFAFSPDPRPCFEKLCWCTNIAANCTRNPSLTFVPLCSGAQNISIFIFSYNHLSRILNHTLDNITTPYMNIQHLNLVGNNITLVSSHAFAKLNSLTSLNLNHNPFILTMLAKAFHFLSKSVSYIYLNDLGISDSDLEDNLLDGLHNRITGIHLAENNLSKFNFSHFAKFPELTTLNLRQNRISLYPDSFSRVFSETLATLWIHHNNITLMPDFCYNNKSSFPNLYSLRIGYNRIPYLSKSSFGCLSKCIDVCLTHLQISGNPFEMIGSETFSQFPSLQMLIMKQLSSAQTDIDDETFVGCSNLNYLDLSGNNITADKLENLVRPLIKSLKYLDCSNCSLQRVPEVTSELTGLEEIFLDHNHIKSISDNAFIKNIKLQNMSLSDNNLSYLFIPVSIRSRLKYANIENNPFNCNCDLLWFKDWLIGARSLFSRRLSFYTCSSPPDTKGKRLVDVPSVTKFVCLYDSQYVSLLVCAVVAVLMSIVCFALGYKWRWNIRYFLVWKRRRRRASPETIPLLTSDVYLLYSDEDFVWVRHQALPNLEDKGRLRTCFRSRDFDPKLHIMDSIVKNLNGCRKVLIVVSTSFLKDTGCQFELSLVQKRLEDTHEAFVVVLLEDIDDRYMSEFLSRLLQECNVLSWPGSDQNEAEFWNQVLLVLQRSDESGALNAM; the protein is encoded by the coding sequence ATGTCGTCAAAGATAATGCATGTACTTCTTGCTGTGTGGTTTGTTGCTCGCATCTTTGCGTTCAGCCCTGATCCAAGACCATGTTTCGAGAAACTTTGTTGGTGCACCAACATTGCTGCTAATTGTACTCGGAATCCCAGTCTCACGTTTGTCCCTCTCTGTTCAGGAGCTCAGAACATATCTATATTCATCTTTTCATACAATCACCTTTCACGTATTTTAAACCATACTTTGGATAACATTACAACTCCGTACATGAATATCCAACATTTGAATCTTGTCGGTAACAATATCACATTAGTTTCGTCCCATGCTTTTGCCAAGCTGAACAGCTTAACGAGTCTTAACCTCAACCATAACCCCTTCATACTGACAATGCTGGCCAAAGCGTTTCACTTTTTGTCGAAATCGGTCAGTTACATCTACCTGAATGACCTTGGCATCAGCGACTCGGATCTTGAAGACAATCTTCTAGATGGTCTCCATAACAGAATAACAGGGATTCATCTTGctgaaaacaatttatctaaaTTCAATTTTAGCCACTTTGCTAAGTTTCCGGAACTGACAACCTTAAATCTACGTCAGAACAGAATAAGTCTATACCCAGATTCTTTCAGTCGCGTATTTTCCGAGACACTGGCTACATTGTGGATACATCATAATAATATCACATTAATGCCTGATTTCTGTTACAATAATAAGTCTTCCTTTCCTAACCTGTACAGCCTTCGGATTGGTTACAATCGGATTCCATATCTGTCTAAGAGTAGTTTCGGGtgtttgtcaaaatgtattgatgtatgtctgACCCATTTGCAAATATCGGGGAACCCCTTTGAAATGATTGGTAGTGAGACCTTCAGTCAGTTTCCCAGTCTTCAAATGCTTATAATGAAACAGTTATCATCTGCCCAGACTGATATCGATGACGAGACATTCGTCGGCTGCAGCAACCTCAACTATCTTGACCTCTCTGgcaacaatatcactgcagaCAAACTCGAAAACCTTGTGCGACCTTTGATTAAATCATTGAAATACCTTGACTGTAGCAACTGCAGCTTACAAAGAGTACCGGAGGTCACATCGGAACTGACTGGGCTGGAGGAAATTTTTCTAGATCATAATCACATTAAATCCATTAGCGACAACGCATTTATCAAGAACATTAAACTTCAGAACATGTCATTAAGTgacaacaatctcagttatttgTTCATACCAGTCTCAATACGAAGTCGTCTCAAATATGCTAACATTGAAAACAATCcctttaattgtaactgtgacttACTGTGGTTTAAAGATTGGTTGATCGGCGCCCGGAGTTTGTTCAGTCGTCGCTTATCCTTTTATACTTGTTCTAGTCCCCCAGACACCAAAGGAAAGAGACTGGTAGATGTTCCATCTGTTACAAAATTCGTCTGCTTGTATGATAGCCAGTACGTCTCTCTGTTGGTTTGTGCCGTCGTAGCTGTTCTGATGTCTATTGTGTGTTTTGCGTTGGGCTACAAGTGGAGGTGGAATATCCGCTACTTTCTGGTTTGGAAGAGGCGAAGACGTAGGGCCTCACCCGAAACCATACCTCTTCTAACAAGTGATGTCTACCTTCTGTACTCAGATGAAGACTTCGTTTGGGTTAGGCATCAAGCGTTGCCCAATTTGGAAGACAAAGGTCGTTTACGGACTTGCTTTCGATCCCGAGACTTTGATCCTAAACTTCACATCATGGACAGCATTGTGAAGAACCTTAATGGATGCAGAAAGGTTCTTATTGTTGTGTCCACCAGTTTCCTTAAAGACACCGGATGTCAGTTCGAGCTGTCCTTGGTACAGAAACGCTTGGAGGACACACACGAGGCATTTGTTGTGGTCCTTTTGGAGGATATTGATGACAGATATATGTCAGAATTTCTCTCCCGTCTTCTACAAGAGTGTAACGTTTTAAGCTGGCCCGGGAGTGATCAGAACGAAGCTGAATTTTGGAATCAAGTCCTGTTGGTGTTACAAAGGTCAGACGAGTCAGGCGCATTAAATGCAATGTAA